The proteins below are encoded in one region of Aquisphaera giovannonii:
- a CDS encoding Gfo/Idh/MocA family protein, with translation MFDDLSRRSFLGQAAFAATAASAQAQTQAQGQGPGEKILGAGGVATSARSKKVWRPVSDRKIRVGIVGYGVCQFGAAFGFQDHPNVQVVAVSDLFPDRCANLAKACRCEKTYPSLEELVKDDSIEAVFVATDAPSHARHCIEAVRRGKHVACAVPAAFGSVEQAHELYEAVLASGRTYMMFETSAYHAECHAMRQVYRAGGFGKLVYSEGEYYHDSVEQIPSYKEWRVGLPPQWYPTHATAYYVMVAGGHFTEVSCLGMPSLKGPMQPGKNRYGNLFGTEVALLRTSEGGMSRMAMSWDTKVPGNETGRVFGQRGYMAGMTYHGDAKDLPDLERPALPPGVNPGGHEGSHGYLMNEFVTAILEDRKPLVDIVAALDMTVPGIVAHQSAIKGGETLRVPRWA, from the coding sequence ATGTTCGACGACCTCTCCCGCCGTTCCTTCCTCGGGCAGGCGGCCTTCGCCGCGACGGCGGCATCGGCGCAGGCGCAGACTCAGGCGCAGGGCCAGGGCCCCGGCGAGAAGATCCTGGGCGCGGGGGGCGTGGCGACCTCGGCGCGATCGAAGAAGGTCTGGCGGCCGGTCTCCGATCGGAAGATCCGCGTGGGGATCGTCGGCTACGGCGTCTGCCAGTTCGGCGCGGCGTTCGGGTTCCAGGACCATCCCAACGTCCAGGTCGTCGCCGTCAGCGACCTCTTCCCGGACCGCTGCGCGAACCTGGCGAAGGCCTGCCGGTGCGAGAAGACGTATCCCTCGCTGGAGGAGCTGGTGAAGGACGACTCGATCGAGGCCGTCTTCGTCGCGACGGACGCCCCCAGCCACGCGAGGCACTGCATCGAGGCCGTGAGGCGCGGCAAGCACGTCGCCTGCGCGGTGCCCGCGGCGTTCGGCTCCGTGGAGCAGGCCCACGAGCTGTACGAGGCGGTGCTCGCCAGCGGCAGGACGTACATGATGTTCGAGACCTCGGCCTACCACGCCGAGTGCCACGCCATGAGGCAGGTCTACCGCGCCGGGGGCTTCGGGAAGCTCGTCTACTCCGAGGGCGAGTATTATCACGACTCGGTCGAGCAGATCCCGTCGTACAAGGAGTGGCGGGTGGGCCTGCCGCCGCAGTGGTATCCCACGCACGCGACGGCCTACTACGTGATGGTGGCCGGCGGCCATTTCACCGAGGTCTCCTGCCTGGGCATGCCCAGCCTGAAGGGGCCGATGCAGCCGGGGAAGAACCGGTACGGCAACCTCTTCGGCACCGAGGTCGCGCTCCTGCGGACGAGCGAGGGGGGGATGTCCCGGATGGCGATGTCCTGGGACACCAAGGTCCCCGGCAATGAGACCGGCCGCGTCTTCGGCCAGCGCGGGTACATGGCCGGCATGACCTATCACGGCGACGCGAAGGACCTCCCCGACCTGGAGCGCCCCGCCCTGCCCCCGGGCGTCAACCCCGGCGGCCACGAGGGCTCCCACGGCTACCTCATGAACGAGTTCGTCACCGCCATCCTGGAGGACCGCAAGCCGCTGGTGGACATCGTCGCGGCCCTGGACATGACCGTCCCCGGGATCGTCGCCCACCAGTCCGCCATCAAGGGCGGCGAGACGCTCCGCGTGCCGCGGTGGGCGTGA
- a CDS encoding HPr family phosphocarrier protein produces the protein MRIPVLIERVAGDGFRARGGDPLSLCAEGRTEEEAVARLRDLIEDRLAVGAKLISLDVGSADHPHAPIPGWDADDPLFDEWQEAMREYRRQVEDDPNRI, from the coding sequence GTGCGTATCCCCGTCCTGATCGAGAGGGTCGCTGGTGATGGATTCCGGGCCCGGGGCGGGGACCCCTTGTCCCTTTGCGCAGAGGGCAGGACGGAGGAGGAAGCCGTCGCCCGCCTCAGAGACCTGATCGAAGACCGCCTGGCTGTCGGTGCCAAGTTGATCAGTCTGGACGTCGGCTCGGCGGACCATCCCCACGCCCCGATTCCCGGTTGGGACGCGGATGACCCCCTCTTCGACGAGTGGCAGGAGGCCATGAGGGAGTATAGACGCCAGGTTGAGGACGACCCGAATCGAATATGA
- a CDS encoding type II toxin-antitoxin system VapC family toxin, translating into MSLYVLDTDMLTLAERGHPDVASRIRASNPAALAITVISVEEQLTGWYAVLRRARDHASLARAYQRLAQAATWCGRWTILPHSESTIARVVALHQMRLNVGKMDLSIAAIVLEHGGVLVTRNRRDFARVPGLLIEDWSLPIA; encoded by the coding sequence ATGAGCCTGTATGTGCTCGACACCGACATGCTGACGCTGGCCGAACGCGGGCATCCGGATGTCGCCTCGCGCATCAGGGCCTCGAACCCGGCCGCGCTTGCCATAACCGTCATCAGCGTCGAGGAACAGCTCACCGGCTGGTACGCGGTGCTGCGAAGGGCCCGCGATCACGCGAGTCTTGCACGAGCCTACCAGCGATTGGCCCAGGCCGCCACGTGGTGCGGACGGTGGACAATCCTGCCGCATTCGGAGTCCACGATCGCCCGCGTCGTGGCGCTCCACCAGATGAGGCTGAACGTCGGCAAGATGGACCTGTCGATCGCCGCGATCGTGCTTGAGCACGGCGGGGTGCTGGTGACGCGGAATCGTCGCGATTTCGCCAGGGTTCCCGGACTCCTCATCGAGGACTGGTCGCTGCCCATCGCCTGA
- a CDS encoding mandelate racemase/muconate lactonizing enzyme family protein, which produces MSWNRRRVLGAAVGAPLGLRVGAAMGADDRGETPRAVSVAELAKVAAAPVLRAEELPAPVTIAAMELLRNGREFLVRVRDRDGVEGMSATNSMHMVYLHPIFVGRIAPFFAGKDARQLEDLLWELYRHADNYKYQGLALWVCVAAAEIAVLDLLGKKAGKPAGELLGGVKRREIAVYTASGTRGNTPEEELADLKKLVAESGAKALKFRLGGRMRRDSADSRPGRSEALIPMVREAFGPDMTLYADSNSSYDAEEAIRIGRIMEKYQYAFYEEPCHFDDLEATRAVAEALAIPVALGEQESSEAGFRRMIAMRAADIVQPDLHYYGGFIRSLRVARMAAAAGMPCTPHMSGSGLGYLDAAHFASLLDNPVPFTEYKGNSAIPISSPTSSLKPEGGIVRIPTGPGFGITIDPAYLHEARPVRAS; this is translated from the coding sequence ATGTCCTGGAATCGTCGCCGCGTCCTGGGCGCGGCCGTCGGGGCGCCGCTGGGGCTGCGGGTTGGGGCGGCGATGGGGGCGGACGACCGCGGGGAGACGCCCCGCGCCGTCTCGGTCGCGGAGCTGGCGAAGGTGGCGGCGGCGCCGGTGCTCCGCGCGGAGGAGCTCCCGGCCCCGGTGACGATCGCGGCGATGGAGCTGCTCCGCAACGGCCGCGAGTTCCTCGTCCGGGTGCGCGACCGCGACGGCGTCGAGGGGATGAGCGCGACGAACTCGATGCACATGGTCTACCTGCATCCGATCTTCGTCGGCCGCATCGCGCCGTTCTTCGCCGGCAAGGACGCCCGCCAGCTCGAGGACCTGCTCTGGGAGCTGTACCGCCACGCCGACAATTACAAATATCAGGGCCTGGCGCTCTGGGTCTGCGTCGCGGCGGCGGAGATCGCGGTGCTCGACCTGCTGGGGAAGAAGGCGGGCAAGCCGGCCGGCGAGCTGCTCGGCGGGGTGAAGCGGCGCGAGATCGCCGTGTACACGGCCAGCGGCACGCGCGGGAACACGCCGGAGGAGGAGCTCGCCGACCTGAAGAAGCTCGTCGCGGAATCGGGCGCGAAGGCCCTCAAATTCCGGCTCGGCGGCCGGATGAGGCGGGACAGCGCCGACTCGCGGCCGGGGCGCTCGGAGGCGCTCATCCCGATGGTCCGCGAGGCCTTCGGGCCGGACATGACGCTGTATGCGGACTCGAACAGCTCGTACGACGCGGAGGAGGCCATCCGCATCGGCCGCATCATGGAGAAGTATCAGTACGCGTTCTACGAGGAGCCCTGCCACTTCGACGACCTCGAGGCCACCCGCGCCGTGGCCGAGGCGCTCGCGATCCCGGTCGCCCTGGGCGAGCAGGAGTCCAGCGAGGCCGGCTTCCGGCGGATGATCGCGATGCGGGCCGCCGACATCGTCCAGCCCGACCTGCACTACTACGGCGGCTTCATCCGCTCGCTCCGCGTGGCCCGGATGGCCGCCGCCGCGGGGATGCCCTGCACCCCGCACATGTCGGGCTCCGGGCTGGGCTACCTGGACGCCGCGCACTTCGCGTCGCTCCTCGACAACCCGGTCCCGTTCACCGAGTACAAGGGAAACTCCGCCATCCCGATCTCCAGCCCGACCTCCTCCCTGAAGCCCGAAGGCGGCATCGTCCGCATCCCCACCGGGCCGGGCTTCGGGATCACCATCGATCCGGCCTACCTCCACGAGGCCCGGCCGGTAAGGGCGAGCTGA